A genomic window from Salvelinus alpinus chromosome 10, SLU_Salpinus.1, whole genome shotgun sequence includes:
- the zrsr2 gene encoding U2 small nuclear ribonucleoprotein auxiliary factor 35 kDa subunit-related protein 2 isoform X1 produces the protein MAASIPSAVSAPSLGQKRRASLKKKERRKRKRQALAKAQIRESGENGDDSPPEQDDDDEERKAEEERRRQDQEWLERERLAQQEFRLRWEREEAARKRQEEEEARIKQEWEAQQRREEEEKEQKQQEKRDREEAVQKMLDQAESQLENGGPWRNPEAPDFGTEQDRANCPFFLKTGACRFGDRCSRKHVHPLSSPTLMIRGMFATFGMDQRSRDDYDTDACLEHSEEEVQQQFVDFYEDVLPEFRTAGKVVQFKVSCNFEPHLRGNVYVQFDKEEQCREGFMMFNGRWYAGKQLQCEFSPVTRWKTAICGLFDRQKCPKGKHCNFLHVYRNPGNEFWEADRDLHMSPDRGGGGTGSFAGGRFSERSNRSSWTERSQSRRGERSRRSRSRESRIAQRRASVQSDRSWTSRTSTRPRSRSRDRDRRDRSRDRRDRGRSRDRDRRDGSRDRDGSKREGWKGSPTEASRGRSRSASPGESSKRKRQWSRSPGESSKRQGSRSPGESSKRKRQGSRSPGESSKRKRQGSRSPGESSKRKRQGSRSPGESSKRKRQGSRSPGKTSQKDKQPADDSSATAPTRHKHSKKSKKKKSKRRKPKKDKKSQSPGGQSSSAESGKESWDEVKPSLNLDVDSSTRTPHDVDNTTQETVDVDTTTQETVDVDTTTQETVDVDTTTQETVDVDTTTQETVDVDTTTQETVDVDTTTQETARVNAILSLMLSEPLDNANAVTSDIQTQVKEEAEDPCPPIVPSPSPGDVDIAQTPGATDNSTPEANALSPDLHSIFLKQEYTSLPSVPEEECEQDSPDNDEP, from the exons ATGGCAGCGTCAATACCTTCTGCGGTGTCCGCACCCTCATTGGG TCAAAAACGCAGGGCATCTTTgaagaagaaagaaagaagaaaacGAAAACGCCAAGCTCTCGCCAAAGCCCAAATCAGAGAATCTGGTG AAAATGGAGATGATTCTCCACCAGaacaagatgatgatgatgaggaaagGAAGGCTGAGGAAGAAAG acGGCGACAAGACCAGGAGTGGCTGGAGAGGGAGAGGCTTGCCCAGCAGGAATTCAGACTCCGGTGGGAGAGGGAAGAAGCTGCAaggaagagacaggaggaagaggag GCGAGGATAAAGCAGGAATGGGAGGcccagcagaggagagaggaagaggagaaggagcagaagcaacaggagaagagagacagagag GAAGCTGTACAGAAAATGTTGGACCAGGCTGAGAGTCAG CTGGAGAATGGGGGTCCCTGGAGAAACCCTGAGGCTCCAGATTTTGGTACGGAGCAAGACCGGGCTAACTGCCCCTTCTTCCTCAAAACTGGAGCCTGCCGCTTTGGCGACAG GTGCTCTCGTAAGCATGTCCACCCCCTGTCCAGCCCTACTCTGATGATCCGGGGGATGTTTGCGACTTTCGGGATGGACCAGAGGTCACGGGACGACTACGATACAGACGCCTGTCTGGAGCACAGCGAGGAGGAGGTGCAACAGCAGTTTGTGGATTTCTACGAGGACGTACTTCCTGAGTTCAGGACTGCTGGCAAGGTGGTGCAGTTTAAG GTCAGCTGCAACTTTGAGCCACATTTGAGAGGAAATGTTTATGTCCAGTTTGACAA AGAGGAGCAGTGCAGAGAGGGCTTCATGATGTTCAATGGAAGATGGTACGCTGGTAAACAGCTCCAGTGTGAGTTCTCTCCTGTCACCAGATGGAAGACTGCTATATGTG GTTTGTTCGACCGACAGAAGTGTCCGAAAGGAAAGCACTGCAACTTCCTGCACGTGTACCGTAACCCTGGAAATGAGTTCTGGGAGGCGGACAGGGACCTGCACATGTCCCCCGACCGGGGAGGAGGGGGTACCGGGTCTTTCGCTGGGGGCCGGTTCTCTGAGAGGAGTAACCGCTCCTCCTGGACCGAGAGGTCACAGAGCCGACGGggggagaggagcaggaggagtagGAGCAGGGAAAGCAGAATAGCCCAAAGGAGAGCCAGTGTTCAGAGTGACAGGTCCTGGACCAGTCGTACCAGCACAAGACCCAGGTCGAGGAGTAGGGACAGAGataggagagacaggagcagagaTAGGAGGGACAGAGGCAGgagcagggacagagacaggcggGATGGGAGTAGAGACCGAGatgggagcaagagagagggttGGAAGGGTTCACCCACAGAGGCTAGTAGGGGGAGATCCAGGTCAGCCAGCCCCGGAGAGTCCTCCAAAAGGAAGAGACAGTGGAGCAGGAGCCCTGGAGAGTCCTCTAAGAGACAGGGGAGCAGGAGCCCTGGAGAGTCCTCCAAAAGGAAGAGACAAGGGAGCAGGAGCCCTGGAGAGTCCTCTAAGAGGAAGAGACAAGGGAGCAGGAGCCCCGGAGAGTCCTCtaagaggaagagacaggggagCAGGAGCCCCGGAGAGTCCTCtaagaggaagagacaggggagCAGGAGCCCCGGGAAAACATCCCAAAAAGACAAGCAGCCAGCCGACGACAGCAGCGCCACAGCTCCAACACGCCACAAACACTCCAAAAAAAGCAAAAAGAAGAAGAGCAAGAGGAGGAAACCCAAGAAGGACAAAAAGAGCCAGTCGCCTGGGGGTCAGAGTTCATCTGCAGAGTCAGGGAAGGAGTCTTGGGACGAGGTGAAACCCTCTCTAAACCTTGATGTAGACAGCAGTACACGGACTCCTCATGATGTAGACAACACTACCCAGGAGACTGTGGATGTAGACACCACTACCCAGGAGACTGTGGATGTAGACACCACTACCCAGGAGACTGTGGATGTAGACACCACTACCCAGGAGACTGTGGATGTAGACACCACTACCCAGGAGACTGTGGATGTAGACACCACTACCCAGGAGACTGTGGATGTAGACACCACTACCCAGGAGACTGCCAGGGTAAATGCCATACTTAGTCTCATGTTGTCGGAGCCTCTTGATAATGCCAATGCAGTCACTTCAGACATACAGACCCAGGTCAAGGAGGAGGCTGAGGATCCCTGTCCACCTATTGTCCCCTCTCCTAGCC
- the syap1 gene encoding synapse-associated protein 1, with translation MFKGWGTWLGIENTSTTEESEVADVAVEEKIVQDQNEVNKQHEPPATEELGQEDGDTVQLISQQAKGFGGLIFNFASNATKKISNSVAETAHTIKKSVEEGNIDGIFDKTILGDFKKEQDKFVQEKKAKKSDTAVPPWVGYSEEETMQQQILALSADRRNFLRDPPAGVQFQFDSEQMYPIAMVMLQEDELLNRMRFDLVPKQVKEDVFWRNYFYRVSLIKQSAQLTALAAQQQAVDNREEQKTISPEGVSLTENTIRPKTPPVSISDIPKSGEQEEEENEISTSPGVSEFVSDAFDSCNIDHEDLRKEMEQLVLDKKEDAATPEEETADWEKELQAELQEYEVVTEADNKDDNWDKEIEKMLQSDE, from the exons ATGTTCAAAGGGTGGGGAACGTGGCTGGGTATAGAGAACACTTCGACGACAGAGGAGAGCGAAGTGGCTGACGTTGCTGTGGAGGAGAAAATTGTTCAAGACCAAAATGAAGTAAACAAACAACACGAACCTCCAGCAACAGAAGAACTGGGGCAGGAGGACGGAGACACCGTCCAACTCATTTCTCAGCAAGCTAAAGGATTCGGTG GCTTAATATTCAACTTTGCCAGCAATGCCACCAAGAAGATCTCCAACTCTGTGGCAGAGACTGCACACACCATCAAGAAGAGCGTGGAAGAAGGGAACATAGATGGAATTTTTGACAAG ACTATTTTGGGGGATTTCAAAAAAGAACAGGACAAATTTGTCCAAGAAAAGAAAGCTAAGAAATCAG ACACAGCTGTACCACCATGGGTTGGCTACAGTGAGGAAGAGACCATGCAGCAACAGATCCTGGCTTTGTCCGCT GACAGGAGGAACTTCCTGAGAGACCCACCAGCTGGAGTTCAGTTCCAGTTCGACTCTGAGCAGATGTATCCTATCGCCATGGTGATGCTGCAGGAAGATGAGCTACTGAACAGGATGCGCTTCGACCTGGTCCCCAAACA AGTGAAGGAGGATGTGTTCTGGAGGAACTACTTCTACCGTGTGTCCCTGATAAAGCAGTCGGCCCAGCTCACTGCCCTGGCAGCACAGCAGCAGGCTGTAgacaacagagaggagcagaagaCCATCAGCCCGGAGGGTGTCAGCCTCACAG AAAATACCATCAGACCAAAAACACCTCCAGTATCCATTAGTGACATTCCCAAGAGTGGAGAG caggaggaagaggagaatgaGATCTCCACCAGCCCTGGGGTCTCCGAGTTTGTGAGCGATGCCTTTGACTCCTGTAAcatcgaccatgaagacctgaggAAAGAgatggaacagctggtgctggaCAAGAAGGAGGACGCTGCAACTCCAGAGG aggagacagcggACTGGGAGAAGGAACTCCAGGCAGAGTTACAGGAGTATGAGGTAGTGACGGAGGCAGACAACAAAGATGACAACTGGGATAAAGAGATCGAGAAGATGCTTCAGTCGGACGAGTAG
- the zrsr2 gene encoding uncharacterized protein zrsr2 isoform X2, with protein sequence MLDQAESQLENGGPWRNPEAPDFGTEQDRANCPFFLKTGACRFGDRCSRKHVHPLSSPTLMIRGMFATFGMDQRSRDDYDTDACLEHSEEEVQQQFVDFYEDVLPEFRTAGKVVQFKVSCNFEPHLRGNVYVQFDKEEQCREGFMMFNGRWYAGKQLQCEFSPVTRWKTAICGLFDRQKCPKGKHCNFLHVYRNPGNEFWEADRDLHMSPDRGGGGTGSFAGGRFSERSNRSSWTERSQSRRGERSRRSRSRESRIAQRRASVQSDRSWTSRTSTRPRSRSRDRDRRDRSRDRRDRGRSRDRDRRDGSRDRDGSKREGWKGSPTEASRGRSRSASPGESSKRKRQWSRSPGESSKRQGSRSPGESSKRKRQGSRSPGESSKRKRQGSRSPGESSKRKRQGSRSPGESSKRKRQGSRSPGKTSQKDKQPADDSSATAPTRHKHSKKSKKKKSKRRKPKKDKKSQSPGGQSSSAESGKESWDEVKPSLNLDVDSSTRTPHDVDNTTQETVDVDTTTQETVDVDTTTQETVDVDTTTQETVDVDTTTQETVDVDTTTQETVDVDTTTQETARVNAILSLMLSEPLDNANAVTSDIQTQVKEEAEDPCPPIVPSPSPGDVDIAQTPGATDNSTPEANALSPDLHSIFLKQEYTSLPSVPEEECEQDSPDNDEP encoded by the exons ATGTTGGACCAGGCTGAGAGTCAG CTGGAGAATGGGGGTCCCTGGAGAAACCCTGAGGCTCCAGATTTTGGTACGGAGCAAGACCGGGCTAACTGCCCCTTCTTCCTCAAAACTGGAGCCTGCCGCTTTGGCGACAG GTGCTCTCGTAAGCATGTCCACCCCCTGTCCAGCCCTACTCTGATGATCCGGGGGATGTTTGCGACTTTCGGGATGGACCAGAGGTCACGGGACGACTACGATACAGACGCCTGTCTGGAGCACAGCGAGGAGGAGGTGCAACAGCAGTTTGTGGATTTCTACGAGGACGTACTTCCTGAGTTCAGGACTGCTGGCAAGGTGGTGCAGTTTAAG GTCAGCTGCAACTTTGAGCCACATTTGAGAGGAAATGTTTATGTCCAGTTTGACAA AGAGGAGCAGTGCAGAGAGGGCTTCATGATGTTCAATGGAAGATGGTACGCTGGTAAACAGCTCCAGTGTGAGTTCTCTCCTGTCACCAGATGGAAGACTGCTATATGTG GTTTGTTCGACCGACAGAAGTGTCCGAAAGGAAAGCACTGCAACTTCCTGCACGTGTACCGTAACCCTGGAAATGAGTTCTGGGAGGCGGACAGGGACCTGCACATGTCCCCCGACCGGGGAGGAGGGGGTACCGGGTCTTTCGCTGGGGGCCGGTTCTCTGAGAGGAGTAACCGCTCCTCCTGGACCGAGAGGTCACAGAGCCGACGGggggagaggagcaggaggagtagGAGCAGGGAAAGCAGAATAGCCCAAAGGAGAGCCAGTGTTCAGAGTGACAGGTCCTGGACCAGTCGTACCAGCACAAGACCCAGGTCGAGGAGTAGGGACAGAGataggagagacaggagcagagaTAGGAGGGACAGAGGCAGgagcagggacagagacaggcggGATGGGAGTAGAGACCGAGatgggagcaagagagagggttGGAAGGGTTCACCCACAGAGGCTAGTAGGGGGAGATCCAGGTCAGCCAGCCCCGGAGAGTCCTCCAAAAGGAAGAGACAGTGGAGCAGGAGCCCTGGAGAGTCCTCTAAGAGACAGGGGAGCAGGAGCCCTGGAGAGTCCTCCAAAAGGAAGAGACAAGGGAGCAGGAGCCCTGGAGAGTCCTCTAAGAGGAAGAGACAAGGGAGCAGGAGCCCCGGAGAGTCCTCtaagaggaagagacaggggagCAGGAGCCCCGGAGAGTCCTCtaagaggaagagacaggggagCAGGAGCCCCGGGAAAACATCCCAAAAAGACAAGCAGCCAGCCGACGACAGCAGCGCCACAGCTCCAACACGCCACAAACACTCCAAAAAAAGCAAAAAGAAGAAGAGCAAGAGGAGGAAACCCAAGAAGGACAAAAAGAGCCAGTCGCCTGGGGGTCAGAGTTCATCTGCAGAGTCAGGGAAGGAGTCTTGGGACGAGGTGAAACCCTCTCTAAACCTTGATGTAGACAGCAGTACACGGACTCCTCATGATGTAGACAACACTACCCAGGAGACTGTGGATGTAGACACCACTACCCAGGAGACTGTGGATGTAGACACCACTACCCAGGAGACTGTGGATGTAGACACCACTACCCAGGAGACTGTGGATGTAGACACCACTACCCAGGAGACTGTGGATGTAGACACCACTACCCAGGAGACTGTGGATGTAGACACCACTACCCAGGAGACTGCCAGGGTAAATGCCATACTTAGTCTCATGTTGTCGGAGCCTCTTGATAATGCCAATGCAGTCACTTCAGACATACAGACCCAGGTCAAGGAGGAGGCTGAGGATCCCTGTCCACCTATTGTCCCCTCTCCTAGCC
- the txlng gene encoding gamma-taxilin yields the protein MEATGFCGMEVATRGLVGGSGSSSPPELDSPGSQEHLGLFELVSSCCSEEVRGETPGREDCPLDPNNAELDPGGGGGKIKDQKGLGKEVILLMQALTTLASPEEKLAALCKKYADSLEESRSIQKQVKVLQKKQSQMVKEKIHLQSEHSKAILARSKLESLCRELQRHNKTLKDDNTQRSREYEERRKEATLHFQMTLNQIEVQMEQHNSHNSKLRQENMELAQKLKKVIKQYELREEHIDKVFKHKEKQQQLVDAKLQRTAELMRELEGKQQRERDFLLKDATEWRHECELLKEQETQLKQQLSLYMDKFEEFQTTLAKSNEVFTTFRQEMEKMTKKIKKLEKETTLWRTKWETNNQALLQMAEEKTLRDNHYKGLHGKLECLEKLCRALQKERDDLTTKLGDLQSTTEEEEGTGPPDPQPSQESTQDEMSPPGRGEEMQPPTTPELELESSTTEQLDN from the exons ATGGAGGCCACAGGGTTCTGTGGAATGGAGGTGGCAACTCGGGGGCTAGTGGGGGGATCTGGCAGCAGCTCCCCTCCAGAGCTGGACAGCCCAGGTAGCCAGGAGCACCTGGGGctgtttgagctggtcagtaGTTGCTGCAgtgaggaggtgagaggggagacTCCAGGGAGAGAGGACTGCCCCCTGGACCCCAACAATGCTGAGCTGGACCCAGGCGGTGGTGGTGGCAAGATCAAGGACCAAAAGGGATTGG GAAAAGAGGTTATCCTACTGATGCAAGCCCTGACCACACTAGCCTCCCCAGAGGAGAAGCTGGCCGCTTTGTGCAAGAAGTATGCTGATTCG CTGGAGGAGAGCCGCAGTATACAGAAGCAGGTGAAGGTGCTGCAGAAGAAGCAGTCCCAGATGGTCAAAGAGAAGATCCACCTGCAGAGTGAACACAGCAAGGCCATCCTGGCACGCAGCAAGCTGGAGAGCCTCTGTAGGGAACTGCAGAGACACAACAAAACCCTCAAG GATGACAACACGCAACGGTCCAGAGAGTATGAGGAGCGTCGTAAGGAGGCCACCCTTCACTTCCAGATGACGCTGAACCAGATCGAGGTACAGATGGAACAGCACAACTCTCACAACTCCAAGCTGCGCCAGGAGAACATGGAGCTGGCACAGAAACTGAAGAAAGTCATCAAACAGTACGAGCTCAGGGAGGAG CACATTGACAAGGTGTTCAAGCACAAGGAGAAGCAGCAGCAGTTGGTGGATGCCAAGCTCCAGAGGACAGCTGAGCTGATGAGAGAGCTGGAGGggaagcagcagagagagagagacttt CTCCTGAAAGACGCCACAGAGTGGAGACATGAGTGTGAGCTGTTGAAGGAACAGGAGACTCAGCTCAAACAGCAG CTCTCTTTGTACATGGACAAGTTTGAGGAGTTTCAGACCACTCTGGCGAAAAGCAACGAGGTGTTCACTACCTTCAGACAGGAGATGGAGAAG ATGACCAAGAAGATCAAGAAGCTGGAGAAGGAGACGACTCTGTGGAGAACGAAGTGGGAGACCAACAACCAGGCTCTGCTACAGATGGCTGAGGAG AAGACACTGCGGGACAACCATTACAAGGGCCTGCATGGGAAGCTGGAGTGCCTGGAGAAACTGTGCCGGGCTTTGCAGAAGGAGAGGGACGACCTCACCACCAAACTGGGAGACCTACAGTCAACaaccgaggaggaggaggggacggGACCTCCAGACCCCCAGCCCAGCCAGGAGTCTACCCAGGATGAGATGTCTCCGCCTGGGAGGGGGGAAGAGATGCAGCCCCCTACTACCCCTGAACTGGAGCTAGAGTCCTCCACCACAGAGCAACTTGACAACTGA
- the rbbp7 gene encoding histone-binding protein RBBP7 isoform X2 — protein sequence MADKEVYDDAVEERVINEEYKIWKKNTPFLYDLVMTHALEWPSLTVQWLPDVNRPDGKDYAVHRLVLGTHTSDEQNHLVIASVQVPNDDAQFDASHYDSEKGAEFGGFGSVSGKIEIEIKINHEGEVNRARYMPQNPCIIATKTPTSDVLVFDYTKHPSKPDPSGECSPDLRLRGHQKEGYGLSWNPNLSGNLLSASDDHTICLWDIGAGPKEGKIVDAKTIFTGHTAVVEDVSWHLLHESLFGSVADDQKLMIWDTRSNNTSKPSHAVDAHTAEVNCLSFNPYSEFILATGSADKTVALWDLRNLKLKLHSFESHKDEIFQVQWSPHNETILASSGTDRRLNVWDLSKIGEEQSAEDAEDGPPELLFIHGGHTAKISDFTWNPNEPWVICSVSEDNIMQVWQMAENIYNDEEPDTPASELEGQGS from the exons ATGGCGGATAAAGAAG TGTACGACGATGCAGTTGAGGAGCGGGTGATCAATGAAGAATACAAAATCTGGAAGAAGAATACTCCTTTCCTCTATGACCTGGTGATGACCCACGCGCTGGAGTGGCCCAGTCTCACTGTGCAGTGGCTACCTGACGTCAACAG gCCGGATGGAAAGGACTACGCGGTTCACAGGCTGGTACTGGGAACTCACACGTCAGATGAGCAGAATCACCTGGTGATCGCCAGCGTACAGGTCCCCAACGATGACGCCCAGTTTGATGCGTCCCACTACGACAGTGAAAAAGGAGCAG AATTTGGAGGTTTTGGATCAGTGAGTGGAAAGATAGAGATTGAGATCAAGATAAACCACGAGGGTGAAGTGAACCGGGCCAGGTACATGCCTCAGAACCCCTGCATCATCGCTACCAAGACCCCCACCTCAGACGTACTGGTCTTTGACTACACCAAGCACCCTTCCAAACCAG ACCCCAGTGGTGAGTGCAGCCCAGACCTGCGCTTGCGGGGCCACCAGAAGGAGGGCTACGGCCTGTCCTGGAACCCCAACCTCAGTGGCAACCTGCTCAGTGCTTCTGATGACCAC ACGATCTGCCTGTGGGACATCGGTGCTGGTCCTAAGGAGGGGAAGATAGTGGATGCTAAGACGATCTTCACCGGTCACACTGCAGTGGTGGAGGACGTCTCCTGGCACCTGCTCCACGAATCACTGTTTGGCTCTGTGGCCGATGACCAGAAACTGATGAT CTGGGACACACGGTCCAACAACACGTCCAAGCCCAGCCATGCAGTGGATGCCCACACTGCAGAGGTCAACTGTCTGTCCTTCAACCCCTACAGCGAGTTCATCCTAGCCACCGGCTCAGCAGACAAG ACTGTTGCTCTCTGGGATCTGCGTAACCTCAAACTGAAGCTCCACTCTTTCGAATCGCACAAGGATGAAATCTTCCAG GTGCAATGGTCCCCTCACAACGAAACCATTCTGGCTTCCAGCGGCACAGATAGAAGGCTCAACGTATGGGATCTCAG TAAAATCGGAGAGGAACAGTCTGCTGAAGATGCAGAGGACGGACCTCCAGAACTCCTG TTCATCCATGGAGGACACACAGCGAAGATTTCTGATTTCACATGGAACCCCAACGAGCCATGGGTCATCTGCTCCGTCTCCGAGGATAACATCATGCAGGTTTGGCAAATG GCTGAGAACATCTATAATGATGAGGAGCCTGACACCCCTGCTTCAGAGCTGGAGGGTCAAGGGTCGTAA
- the rbbp7 gene encoding histone-binding protein RBBP7 isoform X1 — protein sequence MADKEVYDDAVEERVINEEYKIWKKNTPFLYDLVMTHALEWPSLTVQWLPDVNRPDGKDYAVHRLVLGTHTSDEQNHLVIASVQVPNDDAQFDASHYDSEKGAEFGGFGSVSGKIEIEIKINHEGEVNRARYMPQNPCIIATKTPTSDVLVFDYTKHPSKPDPSGECSPDLRLRGHQKEGYGLSWNPNLSGNLLSASDDHTICLWDIGAGPKEGKIVDAKTIFTGHTAVVEDVSWHLLHESLFGSVADDQKLMIWDTRSNNTSKPSHAVDAHTAEVNCLSFNPYSEFILATGSADKTVALWDLRNLKLKLHSFESHKDEIFQQVQWSPHNETILASSGTDRRLNVWDLSKIGEEQSAEDAEDGPPELLFIHGGHTAKISDFTWNPNEPWVICSVSEDNIMQVWQMAENIYNDEEPDTPASELEGQGS from the exons ATGGCGGATAAAGAAG TGTACGACGATGCAGTTGAGGAGCGGGTGATCAATGAAGAATACAAAATCTGGAAGAAGAATACTCCTTTCCTCTATGACCTGGTGATGACCCACGCGCTGGAGTGGCCCAGTCTCACTGTGCAGTGGCTACCTGACGTCAACAG gCCGGATGGAAAGGACTACGCGGTTCACAGGCTGGTACTGGGAACTCACACGTCAGATGAGCAGAATCACCTGGTGATCGCCAGCGTACAGGTCCCCAACGATGACGCCCAGTTTGATGCGTCCCACTACGACAGTGAAAAAGGAGCAG AATTTGGAGGTTTTGGATCAGTGAGTGGAAAGATAGAGATTGAGATCAAGATAAACCACGAGGGTGAAGTGAACCGGGCCAGGTACATGCCTCAGAACCCCTGCATCATCGCTACCAAGACCCCCACCTCAGACGTACTGGTCTTTGACTACACCAAGCACCCTTCCAAACCAG ACCCCAGTGGTGAGTGCAGCCCAGACCTGCGCTTGCGGGGCCACCAGAAGGAGGGCTACGGCCTGTCCTGGAACCCCAACCTCAGTGGCAACCTGCTCAGTGCTTCTGATGACCAC ACGATCTGCCTGTGGGACATCGGTGCTGGTCCTAAGGAGGGGAAGATAGTGGATGCTAAGACGATCTTCACCGGTCACACTGCAGTGGTGGAGGACGTCTCCTGGCACCTGCTCCACGAATCACTGTTTGGCTCTGTGGCCGATGACCAGAAACTGATGAT CTGGGACACACGGTCCAACAACACGTCCAAGCCCAGCCATGCAGTGGATGCCCACACTGCAGAGGTCAACTGTCTGTCCTTCAACCCCTACAGCGAGTTCATCCTAGCCACCGGCTCAGCAGACAAG ACTGTTGCTCTCTGGGATCTGCGTAACCTCAAACTGAAGCTCCACTCTTTCGAATCGCACAAGGATGAAATCTTCCA GCAGGTGCAATGGTCCCCTCACAACGAAACCATTCTGGCTTCCAGCGGCACAGATAGAAGGCTCAACGTATGGGATCTCAG TAAAATCGGAGAGGAACAGTCTGCTGAAGATGCAGAGGACGGACCTCCAGAACTCCTG TTCATCCATGGAGGACACACAGCGAAGATTTCTGATTTCACATGGAACCCCAACGAGCCATGGGTCATCTGCTCCGTCTCCGAGGATAACATCATGCAGGTTTGGCAAATG GCTGAGAACATCTATAATGATGAGGAGCCTGACACCCCTGCTTCAGAGCTGGAGGGTCAAGGGTCGTAA